The proteins below are encoded in one region of Pirellulales bacterium:
- a CDS encoding UbiA family prenyltransferase, with protein sequence MTEEPDPILLESDEPPTAGVRAWLELFRLPNVFTAMADIFLGFLLVHETLQPWWTFLLLLAASSLLYMAGMVLNDVFDVVIDREERPARPIPSGRVSLRLALHTGGVLLGAGVALGWAASAFTGDPRSGLVATALAGAVVAYDRILKRTPVAPLVMGSCRSLNILLGASAAASSWHAIHWLVAASIGLYITGVTWFARTEARESRRGVLAAATVVMGAGLALLAWFPSWADAALAVGDTPQYALDLGARWYVLWLLLALLILRRPAAAVIDPAPARVQMAVKECILSLIMLDAVACFAVRGVFWAAMILLLLIPTMFLGRWIYST encoded by the coding sequence ATGACTGAAGAACCGGATCCCATTCTGTTGGAATCGGACGAACCGCCCACGGCTGGCGTGCGCGCCTGGCTGGAATTGTTTCGGCTGCCGAATGTGTTCACGGCGATGGCCGATATCTTTCTGGGCTTTTTATTGGTCCATGAAACGTTGCAGCCGTGGTGGACGTTTTTGCTGTTGTTGGCCGCGTCGAGCCTGCTGTATATGGCCGGCATGGTGCTGAATGACGTGTTCGACGTCGTGATCGACCGCGAGGAACGTCCCGCGCGGCCGATTCCTTCGGGTCGCGTGTCTCTCCGGCTGGCGCTGCACACCGGCGGCGTGCTGCTGGGAGCGGGCGTGGCGTTGGGTTGGGCCGCCAGTGCCTTTACGGGCGACCCGCGCAGCGGTCTGGTTGCAACCGCTTTGGCCGGGGCCGTGGTGGCTTATGATCGCATTCTCAAGCGGACGCCGGTGGCGCCGCTAGTGATGGGAAGTTGCCGATCGTTGAATATCCTGCTGGGGGCCAGCGCCGCGGCCAGTTCCTGGCATGCGATCCACTGGCTCGTGGCGGCGAGCATCGGGCTGTACATCACCGGCGTCACCTGGTTCGCCCGCACCGAAGCGCGCGAGAGTCGCCGCGGCGTTCTGGCGGCCGCCACCGTTGTCATGGGCGCAGGTTTGGCGCTGTTGGCCTGGTTTCCTTCGTGGGCCGACGCGGCCTTGGCGGTGGGAGACACGCCGCAATACGCACTCGACTTGGGAGCGCGGTGGTATGTGCTGTGGCTGCTGCTGGCACTGTTGATTCTGCGCCGTCCCGCGGCAGCCGTCATCGATCCTGCACCGGCCCGGGTGCAGATGGCGGTGAAGGAGTGCATCCTGTCGCTGATCATGCTCGACGCCGTGGCCTGCTTCGCCGTGCGCGGCGTGTTCTGGGCCGCGATGATCCTGCTGTTGCTGATACCGACGATGTTTCTCGGTCGGTGGATTTATTCGACGTAA